The DNA sequence ATAACACAGCGTTAGAGGGATAAGAATAACGATAATGGTTGAAATTGAAGCATGTGAATGCGCGCAACAGCCAATTTATAAAGCGCCGAATGCCACTGCTTAGCCCAGGGTAGATGATTGATTAAATATCTTTAGCAGTACGCATTTGGCATCGTTGCCGGGCCAAACCCACGACATGTACTGACAAGTCATGAGTAGTAGTTTATAGCGCACTGAAATATTCAACATCTCCTAGCTGTTGTTCTCGATATTAGTCATAAACATTCCATCCtaaccttcttcttctcacgTACAAGCATAGGCGGCCTCAGCGCTGTCGCATTGCCGCTCACACTGGAGTACTCACACACTGACTACTCGACCCGCATTCAAATTCTGTTTTGCCTTGCTGATCTTTGTACTTATCGGATGCGATCGAAGAGCCGCGTGATGGTGACAATATGCAAATGGGTACTTCGAACGAGTTGGAGTTGGGATAGGGACGAAGGTTAACATTCGAGGAGTCTGGGAGGTTTGCGGGTGCAGCAAGCAGTTGCGGTGGGATCTGAATCAGCGGAGTCAGACGGCCCGGATATGATGGTTTACCCGCCGGCGGGGGCCGGAGTCGCCTGCAATCCTCTTCCTGCCAACAACTGCTCTGCTGCGCCACTCttctcaccaccaccacccacacccacatcgCAGAAGAATCAAAGAGAGGGGAAGGAGTCCCAGTAGCCTTTGCCATTCACGCGCTCCCTATATGCGCATCCCGCGCTCAACAGCCTCGCTTCGAGCGCTTCGACTGTGGGCGTGCGCGCGCGTAGGGGCCATCTGGCTAACGCTGTTGCTGTCGATGCCTTTGCAGTATTGTGTTTCCACCTCGTTCTCCCCCACATACGCACACATGATCGCAGACCCAGAAGCACGCGCACTCGTCATTGATACCACCACccgctccagctccagctcaaCCTGCGACACGCCCGCAGAGCTTGACGCCGATTCCGAGCGCGAGCCGTTGTTGCATTGAGACTGCGTATTCATATGCATATTCAGATGCGAATGGGCAACGGAAgaagaatgggaatgggaatgcgAAGAAACAACAGGCGAGTCCAAGCGCGACACACTCGAATTCGACCTCGTCAGtccctccttctccccaTCCCCTTCTTCATCCCTATCCGCGGCGCCCTCAACACTATGCGCAGTGCTCACATCCGCTTCATGGCTTGACCGAGATCCGGACGCGGACCCAGACCCTGAACACGCGCTCGCGCTAGCACTCGTACTCGTGGTGCTGATGGACGGCACTGTGTTCTCCGTAGAAGTCGCTGCGAGCACAGTCCACTACGAGTTTCCAACCACATTCAGAAGCTTTCCCTTCGCGAAGTACAGCTCCAATGATATTTCGTCGCGATTTACTTGAGTTGTGGCTGGAATGTGGACATGTGCGTTGAGCCAAAGTTCAATACTAGTAATCAAGGCAAGAAGGTTCAACTCGGTGGCTTTCGGATCTGGAGAATCCcaattctttttttgttccATCTTAATCATGCCGCAGCACCAGTTCTTGATCATTACTCACGAATTTATGATAACTGCATGGGCGCCTGATATTCAATAttagatgcaaactctctcATAGTTAAGGAATCTGTCAACGAGATAAAATCAGAAATTTTCATATCCGTGAACAAATTGGGAAGGCTTTCGAGAGGGTGTGTACGGATCTGTACGGGTAGTAGTTTCAATCAACCATGCTTTACGAAAATGGGAGTCAGTGGGGTGGTGCAACAAAGTAATGAAAAACGGAAGAAAATTTACTACAAACAGAAGAATATCTGCGTATGACAGTCTAATCTTACAAGACTACCGCTCATCACGGTCTTGAAATAAAATTAACGACTAAAGTTCGGTGTCCAAGGTCACaaggttgtttttgattGTTCATCAACTTTTTCACAACAAGCACTGCCTCTTCTTTGGACAACTATTTAATGAGTGCTTGGGAAGTCACATAGGACACTCCAACGACACACCTTTAACCATGCCAGTAACTTTCAAGGTTGCAAATCATGACGCAATGCCTATCAAGACTGCGACATACGGCCGCTGTAAGAATGCAAGTGACGTCCTGACTTCGTCCTGGGGGAGAAAATCTAATGCAAACCGCTTCGAAGAGCTACTGCAAAGCTCTTTCTCTTCTGATTTTGGTAACCTCGGACCGCAAGGAAACGGATTTGTAGACACAATTATACACGCCTACAATCAGCATCACCACCTTGTGCTTAGGTACGCCATAGCGATGCTATTTAGCTTTGCCACTGATCCAACTGGTGCTGGTAGGCCGGATGATGTGTGGATTGCAATTCTAGGACAGTTCAACTTCTAGTGAGTGTAAAATTTGAGCACACGTTGCGGTGCTGACACCTTGGCTAGCGTCAACGCCAATGCGGAGCAATTGCGCTCACACTTCGTCGCACACGaaggaaagaaggaactCACCGTTAGCGCGGTAGGCGATCGATATACTGTCAATTTTGGTAGTCTTGCAAATCAGATGACTGAAAAAATCCATGAAAACGTTTGTAACGAGTCACACTTGATAAATGAACGAGATATTCATGATTATCAATTGCAGGTCGTCGACAAAACTTTAAAAGAATGGATACTTCCAGATTTTTCCACAACATCATTTAACGATGTGGTGGTGTGTGCAGTCCTTATGATGTCTACTTTGAAACAGTGAGTTTGCAACATTTTATGGATTCTTGATCAGAGAATTGAAGATGTTTGAAGATACTTTTCGTATCGCATGGAACTATTTTGTGGCATACCTTTAGTCACTCTCgaaggagagaaagaagatTGGGAGAAGCTATTGAATCGTCTGGACAAGTTGGCATCTTTTGGGCGCGAACCAGAAGCGTGGGGCGCGCTTTTGAGACCAATCTTGCGCCGATTTGTGTCCGCGTTTGATGGCAAACCAGATATTGACTTCTGGGCTAGAATCTGCCACGTTAAAAATTATGCGTCGGGAACTCCCATTCTTTCAGGGTGGATAACGGCCTTCTGTGTCTGGGGCAGCACTGGAAAATGGCAGGGCCCAAACATCGACAAGGTCTTGAGCCCCTCACCGGGTGAAGACAACACAAGACGCGGGAGGGACTTTCAACTTGTCCTGGATGGCGTGAGATATGGGAGCATAGGCCAAGACAAAATTCCAGTTGGATTTTGCGATGTCGACGTAAAGCTAGACGACAATGGCGAGCTTTTTGACTGTATGATGGTATCGGGGCATGTGGCAGGACGTCTGCAGGGACCGGAACGCGACACATTGAGACCCGCTCCTGGTTGGTTCATGTTTATCAAACCCACAAATCCGGCATAAACGAGGTGCAGGCCGCAATGCATAAGGGAGGGGGCAGTAACATAAGTCAGCCGGGGGTCAGACGGATTGTCGAGTAACACTACTCGTTGTCAAACATGGAAGCAGAGATACTGTGACAATGCGAATGGATGGGGGGAACTGAGGTTGGCCTGTATGTCATAAGTTAGTAGTCCTGCTTTTTAATGGAGCGCAAAACGCAAAATGCATCCCATTCCTTGGTTACTTCCCGTCCGCGTAAGATAATGATAAAAAAGAGAATTCCGTACTATTCTCATCCAGCAAACGGAGAACTGGGTGGTTTCTGCGCTAAACGAATAAGCGGGGGATGACAGACACAACAATGGCAGGACCGATTTAGTTGTTCTTCAGTGCGTGGTGAAGACGTAGGGCGTAACCAGCGCGTCTGTAGCTTAAATAGTATGGCGGCGACGCGTGGGCGGCGGCAGACTGGCGGAAGAGGAGGTGGGAAGTGGTAGAGCAGTACCAGCACTGCCACCTCCTtacttcatcatcctcagCTACTTTCACTTCTATCGTTACCTCTCCCATTCTCACTTCGGACACGGTCACAGGATTCCGGTTCCCCGTGTTTTACTTGCTCAAAATCTGCACAAtatcctccaccacctcatcatcgtcatacTACAACGCACACACACCGGCACCAAATTGAATGCCCTCAGCACGATCAAAGCCCCCACTGCACAGCCTTATTAGTATTTTACATGCCTTGCCTAATACCACCAACACTCACCGACACGGCCCCGTATGTACGGGTAAAAGTGTCCCGGCGCCGCACGCCCATGGTCATCAAGTCCTTAGCCACCGCCTGTATAAGTAAGAGGAATAGGTcgagaaaaacaaacatgaACCCCACACCATTGACAAACCTTTCATAATAGCTTGTAATTATATAGAATTTGCACAATTGGAGATCAAAAGCAGTGTTGAGGTCAAGGGTTGAACTCGAGGAAATGTGGCGGAGTTGGATAGTTGTAAAAATGGGTATTCAAGGAGTTTAACTCTTCCCCAAAATCTCGCGACCTGCGCCGAACGTCGAGGAAGTACTCCATACGTGTGAAGTACTTATCGCATAGGACATTAGGTTAGAGCCATATACTAAAGCAAATATTGAAGATAACAAAAGTGTCCCGATTTGATGCCTAGGATGCACCACATCGagacgtttttttttttattttaagAAGTAAAGATCACACATTGGGAGGAGTGGAACGATGCCAAGGCATTTTCACGACACCTAAGTTCCCATGCAACTTTAAAATTCTGAAATTATAGCATCACTTTAACCCTGAATACGGTGTGTCGACAGCAATGATTGACAGTTGAAGAGGGAGAAAAAAGTTAAACTGAACTTGGTGGAGTTTTGGTAAACAAAAACAGGACAATCTAGTAAGATTCAGCAAAGCGTTTCTGGAATTACGTCCTAATTATAGTAAACTTTGTGGGTAGTATGATATAAAAGGTGTCTGGCTTGACGAACTGTTTTGTCGGTATAAAATCAACCAGTACTACAACCTATTCAATAGTTCATTAAACATGACTACGATCCCGCGCTTGGAATTTCACGAAGACAAATCTTTGGCAGATATCAAAATGGTCTGTGCAGACTTTATCATGAAAATCGGATACTCGCCACTGTCTTCAATTGGAGAAGATAACGTAACATACAACACAATTTTATCTGAGTTTGCATCGTTCAACATGGAAGAAAAGTTGTTTCGCAAAATATGCCTTGAAGCATCCACAATAGCAGAGGTGTGAAGCTTTCCATCTTGCAAGCTATCAGTGACTATCTGACCGATCCATCTCTATACAAGCTTTGCTACAGCGGTACATCAGCGGAGGTTAGAGTATTTATTGCTCGATATTCATGGTAAATGGCACTTTACATCAATCCCATCCAATCTGAATGACTCGAACCTCGCATAATCATCCAGGTATTTTCTGTACATTGACGACTATTGTCAAAGACATACGGATCGCCTGGCTACATTTCAGCAGGGAGTCTTTAGCTATATGATTTCCGAGGACAAGGTTCTGAACGACCTGCGTCGTTGCTTAGCAGACGCCTATCGTTTATGGGACGATATACCCGCAAACGGAATTACAGTTTCAGGGCTAGAATCTGTGAATGGGTGCTTGATCGAGAAATTGCTCTGTGGCATGCCCATTTCCCCAGACGCAGGCCGTTGGCCAGACTTTCTTCGCCTCAAAACGGGGGCGGGGCACGCGTATGCATATATGATATTCCCCAAAGAGCTCGGAGTCGAAGTTGCAACGTATATTCAGGCCGTGGACGACATAGCCCTCTTCATTTGTTTAACCAACAATATTCTCTCGTGAGTAGCTACAGTGGCCCTATCTCTCTCATCCCTGCCCCCCGATCCTCATCTTTTATGTGCATATGATGTACTGTTAGGTTTTATAAAGAAGAACTTGCAGGAGAGACAGGCAATTATATACATCTTCGAGCAACTGTAACCCACAAGTGTCCTCTGGACGCTTTGAAAGACACAGTCAAAGACACTTTGGACGCTCACGAGAGGATACTCAAAGTACTCGCAAACACACCGGCCTACGAACCGTTCAAAGAATTTGTCAACGGGTCCATGTACGTACAAGGAATTCTCATTTCCGAGTCGCAGAATATTGAtcatgttcttttttttttttttcacgaTGAAGGGGACTCCACCATGTGCTGAGCCGCTATCTCTTAGCCGACCTCAGACTTTAAATTCATCAAAATAGATTGAAATAGTGGGGACACAATTATTTGAAGAACACACACCTTCTCATCAATGGAAATGCAAAAAGTAAGAGTTGAAACAAAAACAAGTTAGTTGTAACACCAAACAGTTGAATCAGCATTTACAACCCACATCCACAACGTACACACTGTATTAAATTAACGGACGTCTGTAAAAAAATTTCACAAGAACCGACCAAATTTCGACGATTCAAATGTAGGCATTATGGCGTCGTTGTGGTGACCCTGCTATCTGTCCGATCATTACTGTGGTAAGGTGGCACCTTACAGTCGTACAATTGAATGAATCCATTCTGTAAATGTGAAATCACAGTTAGAAAATCAAGGACTTGTACCGCCGTACGAAGTGACGGCCTTCAACTCAAGTGGATAGCTGAAGATGCCATGGCATATATAGTATATGCCCATCGACACGAATCGCATTTGTGGCATTCGGCTCACATATGAACATATGTGCCTCATTGTGTGGGTTCTCTGCTCATCATACTCATGAACTTCAAACATTCACGGTTGACAAAGTGAATATTCAACTCAGACAGGATCCGTTCCTTGT is a window from the Psilocybe cubensis strain MGC-MH-2018 chromosome 8, whole genome shotgun sequence genome containing:
- a CDS encoding hypothetical protein (Uncharacterized protein L662), which gives rise to MPVTFKVANHDAMPIKTATYGRCKNASDVLTSSWGRKSNANRFEELLQSSFSSDFGNLGPQGNGFVDTIIHAYNQHHHLVLRPDDVWIAILGQFNFYVNANAEQLRSHFVAHEGKKELTVSAVGDRYTVNFGSLANQMTEKIHENVVDKTLKEWILPDFSTTSFNDVVVCAVLMMSTLKQYFSYRMELFCGIPLVTLEGEKEDWEKLLNRLDKLASFGREPEAWGALLRPILRRFVSAFDGKPDIDFWARICHVKNYASGTPILSGWITAFCVWGSTGKWQGPNIDKVLSPSPGEDNTRRGRDFQLVLDGVRYGSIGQDKIPVGFCDVDVKLDDNGELFDCMMVSGHVAGRLQGPERDTLRPAPGWFMFIKPTNPA
- a CDS encoding Monoterpene synthase 25, translating into MTTIPRLEFHEDKSLADIKMVCADFIMKIGYSPLSSIGEDNVTYNTILSEFASFNMEEKLFRKICLEASTIAEGVFSYMISEDKVLNDLRRCLADAYRLWDDIPANGITVSGLESVNGCLIEKLLCGMPISPDAGRWPDFLRLKTGAGHAYAYMIFPKELGVEVATYIQAVDDIALFICLTNNILSFYKEELAGETGNYIHLRATVTHKCPLDALKDTVKDTLDAHERILKVLANTPAYEPFKEFVNGSMGLHHVLSRYLLADLRL